In the genome of Campylobacter helveticus, the window AAAAGTTTTTGTATATATCTCAATATTTTTCATAAAATGATTTAAATTTTCTAAACTTTCTTTTAAAGAATTATTTTTGATTATTTTGTTTTCATTTTCTTTAAGTTCTAAAAGATAAGTATAAAAATAAAGAGTTTGAGTAAGGGGGATAATGGAGTGGTCTCCTGTCATTCCGGAGCTTGTATTGATTGTATGAAGCAATGTTGTATCGCCATATTGATTGTCTTGGTGTAATCCTAGCTTAATCCCTAGTTTTGATATAGGAGAGCCTATATACCATTCGTTTTTATATTCATTATTACTTGATTCACAATGATAGATAGAATCTTGAATTGAGAGTTTATATATATATCTTTCATCTCCTTTAAGTTTAAAATTTTGAGGTGCTCTCCTATCTTCTTTAAAATATTGCCAATAATTATAAGCAAGTTGTCTATAATATGGTGCAATATCTGCTAAAATAGGAGTAGCATTAATATTGAGTGCCATCATCGTTGTATTAGTAGAAACACTCATTATTATCCCATAGTATTGACTTTGTTTTTCTTGGATTATCTTATGTAATATCTCTTGTATCTTACTTTCTAAGAAAGCATTATCCTTGCCTAAATCTCTTGCTCTATTTGCTATATTTTTTATTTCTTCTTTTATAAATCTTTCTTGTTGTTCTTTGCTATGAAATACAAAGAGTTTTACTATATAATCATAAGGAGGTATTATCTTTCTAGCTCCAGGCGCATTAAAAGTATATAAAGCTTTAATATTATTTCTATTTTTATCATCACATAAACTTAAAGTAAGTATTTGAGCTAGAGCTCCACCTAGAGAGTGTCCTGTAATGTTAAGAGAATCTTTTTCTTTGATTTGTGGATAATCTTTAATACAAGCTTCATAAAAGTTTATCATATCTTCATATTGTGCTTTAGGTACAGAACCCACAGCCAAAGAAGCATCAGCTACAAACAAATCTTTGAAAGAACTTATTTCTGTTCCTCTAATGGCTAAAATATAATTGATATAGCCGTATTCACTTGTATAGCTAATCTCTTTAGATTCTGTATTCTTTTGTTTTCTTTTTTCTCCAAATAAAGTTGCAGAAAAACCTGAATTTGTATTAGGGCAATGTTTTAATAAATCATAGCGGGAAAAGAATTGTTTGGCTTGGGTTGGTGAAAAGTCGCCTTTGAGTTTGCCGATAGTAATTTCTTTCTTAAAAAATAAGTCGTATTGATATACTTCGTAATCTTTATAAGTCAAGTCCAATATATCGGTTTGAGCAATACACTTATTAGACAAACTGCCTTCTATAGTCTTGTCTTTAATTTTAATAAAAGAATCCTTATTATTTGTTACCAAATCAAAATGCCCATAACTAGCTTGAGCTAATTCTGCGTTATCTCTGAGCTTTTTTATCATCTTTCTATTTTCCATTTGTATCCTTAAATTATTTATAAAGATTGCCACAAGCAAGTTTGTCGTCTGTTAAGCTAAAATCCATATTTCCTTCATGACCACTTAATACATATCTTCTATTATGCCAATGTGGGCTTACACGCATATCAATAATATTTTGTAAAGACATTTGTATATTTCTTGGTTTTAATGCAAGATTGTCTATTTCTATCCTTTCTTGAAAATTTGAAGGAATTTTATAAACATCGTAATAGTAAATATAAAGCCATATGTCTATCCTAGCATCTTCTTTTAGATGTCGAAAATCATCAATATCACCCAGACTTTTCCCAAAATATCCCAAAATTTTATTATACTTCTCTTCATTATTAGGTAGCTCATTTAACTTACATAGTTTTCTAAACTCCCAATAACTTGGCTCTAAATAAAAAGAATAAGGCGTATAGTAAAATATCCCTAAAGCTATAAAAATTAAAAAACCATAAAATATTTTTTTCAATTTAATATCCTAAATAACTAATTCTAAATGCTTTATCAAGTTAAAGTAACCGTAAGCTGCCATTCCTAATTCTGCGTAGTCTTTGAGGTTATTGATTGCTTGTTTCATCTTTTTTATCCATATAAATTATAATAAATGTTATGATGTGTATAACAACACCTATTGAGTAAATAACGATATCGCGAGTAATAATAAGCAACAACAAATAGCAACAAATAGCAACAAATAGATTTTTTATTTTTCTCGCTTTGTCATAAATCAAGTAATAAAAATAGGGTAGTAGTGGAAGAATAGAAAATATTAAAAGAATTAAAATAGCTAATGAAAAACTTTCTAAAAAACTTTTATCGCTAAATATCATATAAAAAAAACCATACAAACTTAATATTGTTCCAAACACTAGCCAAATAATATAAATAATTCTTAATGGTTTCATCATATTTTTTTCCTAAACCCCACCACAAATTTACCTTTCTCTTTATCGTAAAATAGTGTAGCAGAAAAACCTGAAGTAGTGTTTGGCTGATGGAATTTAATTTCATATCTTTGAGAGAAATTTTTCACCCTAAGCATTATCATATCACCAATCAACATCAAATCCTCCATTCACCACTACAATCTCACTAACTCTTTTCTTTTCTTTTTCATCTTCTTTACGGATACATTCATCTATCCCTAAAGCAAATTCAAATTTTATCTTTTTTGCCTTATAAGGAGTCATAAAAGCAAAAATATATTCAGTATAATTTGGCATTTTATCTTTAACTTCTTCTTGACTTAGTTTTAAAGCTTTGATATTTGTATAAGAATGAAGTTGCTTAAATTCTCCTATCCCATAGTCTTTATCCTTATAGTTTTCATAGGCTTCTTTGTAAATTTTAGGAATGCTTTGAGGGATTATAAAATAAATATAAATCAGATTAGTATCAATTTTAAGTTTGATTTGTTTAAAAAGCATCTCTTTTTTAAATTCATTCTTTAGACTTTCTAAGAGGGTTAGAGTGTTTTGTGAATTTTCTTGTTCTTTGTCTTTGATTTCTAAGATTTCTTTTTCTAAATTGAGTTGTGTTAAAGGTTCATTTTCTTGTCTTGGATTATCATTTAAACTAAACCTATAGATGGGTAAATTATCTTTTTGAAATCTATCACTTTTATAATGCAATCTTATCATAGGCTCTTGAAGTTTTGTTAAGCTTTTGCTTTGTTGTTCTAATCCCTCTAAAGGATTAAAACTATGATCAAAAATAAATTGATTGAGCTTAGGCACACACTTTAAAGCAAAGCCTTGATTTGTGATTGAATTACTCACTAATTCTTGCAAGATAACAAATTCATCATTAACTTTCTTTTGAGATAAAGAACCTTTAACATTGACAACACGAGTGCAAGGAACACTCACCCCTGCTATGGTATGAGAACAGCCTTGTATCTTTGAATTTAAATAATCACTTTCCAAGATTAAAGGCACTCCATTTGATTTAAAGCTTTTTCCTTTGTTTGATTTAAGGATTACCTTACCTCCGTGAGGACATCTAATCACATCATCTTCAAGCACAGCATATAAAGAAGCTTTGCTTTGTTTGGCTTTTATTTCTAGTGCTTTGTTTTGATTTAAGGTTAATCTTGTTTGTTCTAGTGTTTTGATGTTTTCTTTATGGGTGAGTTTAAGTTTAATCTTTAAGCTTTCATTACTAAGAGAGTAGTTTAAAAGTGTTAAGGTAAGGTTATGAAGATAAATAGTGAGTTTTCCCTTATCAAGTGTTTCATCTTTAGGGGCAAAGTAATAACTTGGTTGTTCTTGTTTAATGTTTCCTTCTTTGTCTAATTCTCCAAAGAAGAAAGGATGGTTGGGGAGTTCTTGGGAGCCTTGGAGGTGAAAACCTTTAAAATGTATATCAGTATAACCTTGATTCTCTAATTCTAAGACATCTAATATTGCCTCATTTTTTCTTTCAATAAACACACTAGACATTGTTTGTTTGCCCTTGTTGCAAAAAGTCTCTATAATCCCCATAATCTTTTTGCTCCCCTATAATATTTTGAGCGAAATACTTTGGATATTTATCAAAGATATTTTCTTGTATTTGTATTGCCAAAGGATGAGGATTTTTTTCAAAAAGTATAGGCTGCTCATACCATAAAGAAATATTATGACTAGGGATATTTTTATCATAGATAAATTTATCAAAAACAAACTGGCTTTGAGAATCGGCTTTAAGATATTGTTTGTCTTTTTTGTCATATATAATTAAACTTATTTTTGTTTGCAAATTAGGTATATATTTTAATCTATCTTGAAAATAAGAAGCTATACAAAAATGAGTATTTAAACGCATAGCAACATCATCTTCTATTGCTTGTATTTCTATATTTCTTGGAAAAGCTTTTAGTTGATTATTGCTAATATGATTTGTAAGACGATTGAGTCTGGTGTCGTTTAAAAGATTGCTTTGTAAAAGAAATTCGCAATATTGACTATAAGATTTTAATCCTTGTTCACAATCCCAAGTTGGATCTATACTACATAAAATAGAATAATTTTGGTAAAAAAGTTCCACATCATAAAGCAAAAGAAAAATCGCATCATTTTTAGAAAGTGGATTTTTGTAGGTGTCTTTTTGGTTATTGTAATAATTAGGTTTCATATTTTGAATATGGCAAATAATGTCATAAGGGGTAATAGCTACCGATTTGTCGAATTTACTTGCTCCTATTAATTGAAGCTTATCCATCACAAAATCTACACAAGAATTGCCTACTACTTTATAATCTTTAAATATATTTCTTTGATTGCTAAAAATTTTTGAGCTTTGTCTTATATCATTACTTGATAAAAGGGTGTGAAAGAGAATTTGTTTAGCTATTTTCTCATATTCATTTTGATTTATTTCGATAACCTTGCTAAAACATTTTTGAAATGTTTTTAAAGGTCGCATTGTTGTAAGATGATGTTCTGGACTATACATAAAAAAGTCTTTGTCATCTTGATTTCGTGGTATTCTAGGCAAAGATTGATTTTTCAATTCTTCTTTATTCTTACTATCTATATTTTGCTTTTTTTCTTCAAATTTATCATTCCAATGATTATTTTGAAAGACCTTACCACCTGTGTTATGTTGATTTTTTTGATAATTATTAAATAAACTTGTTTTATAAGGTCCAAATCCAAAAAATCCTTCAATAGAATCTAAATTGCTATATGAAGACTTTGCAAACTCATTAAATAAATTTTCAAATTCATCAAAGCTCATTTCATTTTTCAGGTAATCATTACCTATATTTTTGATATTTTTTACCCAAATAAAAAACGGCTCTGTAATATCTGCATAGCATTGCCTAAGAAAAGTAAAATTATCATTAAATTCTTTTCGTAATATTTCATTAAAATCTTTATCATTTACTTTTGTCTTATCTAACTCAGTATCTATCCAAGCTTTAAATTCATCACTTTCATCAAAATAATATTCGTATTTTTTACTTAATTCTTGTTGTAAATCAAAAAGAGTATTTTCATCTATAAAACATCGCATTTTATCTATATTAATTTTACATTGATTGGCTTGTTCTAGCATATTATGTTTTAAATAATGTTGATACAAATTTTCTTGTATTTTTGTTTGCATATTGCTACATTGCACTTTCTCTCTTTTTAGTCCTAAGAACACATGAGGGTTTCCTTCGCTACCCATTGCAAAACCCCAATCATTAACATAGATTCCAAGAGAGTATTTGTAATTAAAAATCATTATTAAGTTCCTTGAGTTTTAAAATATCTATATCCCTTCTCTAAATTATTAAGATAATTTAGTTCATCCAATGAGCTTTCAAACACAAAATCATAATTGTAGTCCTTGTTTAGCTTAATAAAATCATTTGGTTTATCTAATAACCTTTCAAACACAATATAAATGCAATTTTCACAATTTTTATCTCTTTTTAAACTGCCTATCATCTCTTTGTTTTGTATTATTTGAGAGTTATTTATTGTAACGCTGTCTATTGAATTATAGTTTCTTTGTATTGTATTTGGAAGAAGCAATAAGTTAAATTTCCACTCATTCCAACCACCATAATAGCCCAGTTCTTTTATATAAACATATACAAGTCTTTCTGCTAAATATATGAATTCAATGCCCACAAACATATCCACATCTTTATTCTTAAAGCCATATCGATTTGTTCTAGCATAAAAGCTATCTTCATTTAAATCATTTTTTTCTATTTCTGTTAATGGTCTAGCATAAAGCACTCTGCCCAATTCTTGTTGTGAAAATTTTTTAAATTCTTTATACTGAGAATCTAAGAAATTTGGTATAAATGCTCTTAAGCTTGTAGGATAATAATAGCCTTTTACCACCGCAGGTATAATTAAAGCCAAAAGTAAGCCCAAAACAATAGAGGTTATTTTGGGCATTTTGATAAAAAGTATAATTAAAATTCCCATTGCTATCAATAGAGCAAAAAGCATAGGGCTTATAGTAACAAGTATAATGAAAATTCCAATGAATCCTAAAATAACATAGCTTATTTTACGCATATTTTCTCTCCTGTAAAGATAAGATTAAAGGCACTCCATTTGATTTAAAGCTTTTTCCTTTGTTTGATTTAAGGATTACCTTACCTCCGTGAGGACATCTAATCACATCATCTTCAAGCACAGCATATAAAGAAGCTTTGCTTTGTTTGGCTTTTATTTCTAGTGCTTTGTTTTGATTTAAGGTTAATCTTGTTTGTTCTAGTGTTTTGATGTTTTCTTTATGGGTGAGTTTAAGTTTAATCTTTAAGCTTTCATTACTAAGAGAGTAGTTTAAAAGTGTTAAGGTAAGGTTATGAAGATAAATAGTGAGTTTTCCCTTATCAAGTGTTTCATCTTTAGGGGCAAAGTAATAACTTGGTTGTTCTTGTTTAATGTTTCCTTCTTTGTCTAATTCTCCAAAGAAGAAAGGATGGTTGGGGAGTTCTTGGGAGCCTGTAAGGAGGGTGGAGTAAAAAAAGAGTGAAGGAGTGTAGCTTTGAAATTCTTCAAAGGTAAAATCCGCTGTTTTTTCTAGTCTAAAAAGTTCTTCATAAATACTTTGACAATCAATCACAGCCTTATCTTCACAAAGCAAATAGATGCTTTTTTTATCTTTATGGATAGAGTATAAAAAATTTTGACTTATCATCATTTCCCTTAGGCAATATCCACTTTAGCTTTTCCATTAAAATATAATGCTTGAGAAATTTTACAAACTCCGCCTAAATATAATTCATCCCAAATTTGATTGATTATATGATAGGCTTTTGAGTTGTATCCATAAATTTTATGGATATTATCAATTTTTTCAAGGCATTTTAAATCTTTATCAACGATGATAAAAATTCTAAATTCTCCAAGAGCGATTTTATAAGCTAAATTGTCTTTTTGATTGATAAAAGAGCAGTCTTTTCTATATTTATCAAAGTCATTTTGATGAAGGATTAAAATATAATATTCTTTTTCTTGTGCTTTTAAGATGAAGTCTATGATTTCATCTTGCTTGATGATAGAGCTTTGATAAATGCTAGAATAATTTTCATCGGTATAATTTTCATTTTCTTGCATTATAAAAGCAATTTGAGAAAGAAAGAATTCAAAAGAATTTAATGCTTCATAATTATTTTTTGAAACATTTTTATTGATTTTATGATTTTTAGTAATAAAAGTTTTTGTATATATCTCAATATTTTTCATAAAATGATTTAAATTTTCTAAACTTTCTTTTAAAGAATTATTTTTGATTATTTTGTTTTCATTTTCTTTAAGTTCTAAAAGATAAGTATAAAAATAAAGAGTGGTAACAAGAGACTTTATAGAGTGGTCGTTTTCTCCTGTGTATATACCTAAAGCATTATTTGCTCCATATTGAGCTGATGCGATGAGTTCAATGTATCCATTGTCGTAAATATGCGTGATTTTTTCTGAAATATCTATGGTATATTTTCCCAAAATATCTCGCATAATTTTTATGGTATTAGGATTTACAATTACATTAGGAGAATTCCAACCATAAATACTAGGAGCATTAAAGGTATAAACTTCGCTAGGACTAAAAGATAATTTATCTTTATGTTTTTTATCACAATAAATAAAAGCCATTTGGGCTAAATATCCTCCTAAGGAGTGTCCTACAAAGATAATTTTATTTGAATCTATCCCATTTAAAATGGGTGCTATATTTAATAAAAATTGCTTTAAAGCATTAGCTTGGAAATCTCCTTTGCCAAAGGTTAAATTTGCATCTTGAATTGCGTCTAAAATAGTTTCCCAATCTGTCTTAATGTTTTTGAAGGAAATTTCCGTTCCCCTAAATCCCACCACAAATTTATCTTTCTCTTTATCGTAAAATAGTGTAGCAGAAAAACCTGAAGCAGTGTTTGGCTGATGAAATTTAACCTCATATCTTTGGGAGAAATTTTTAGCTTGGAGTTCGCTAAATTCTCCGTTGAGTTTATCAAGATTTAAAGCTTCATTAGATTCATTTCTCATTTTTGTAAAAATATCATTACCTTTTTCTAAATTGATTAAAACTTTTTGTTCTTGATATTTTTGACTTATTGCGTGTTCTAAATTAATTTTGATTTCTTTATATTCTCTAGGATAATTTTCATCTTTGATTTTTTCTTTTTTAGAATTTAGTTCAAAAATATTTCTTTTGTCAATAAATTCAAAATAAAAATAAGCAGCTTGGGCTAATTCTGCGTAGTCTTTGAGGTTATGGATTTGGAGTTTATTTTTCATTTTAATCCCTATAAATAATAAGCTTACATTTTATCTTACCATAAAATAAAAAGAAGTAGAGAAAAGTAGAGAAAAGTAGAGAAAAGTAGAGAAAAGTAGAGAGGAAATTTCCTTCTAAATTTGATAGATATTATTAAAAAAGATAATGTATAGATACCAAGTGCTATCATATAGTTTAAAAAGCTTCCCGCAATAAATAAAAATAAATAAAAATAAATAAAAATAAATAAAAATAAATAAAAATAAATAAAAATATTTTTAGACTCGATGACTTTTTTCAGCACCAAGTATGATAAATATGGTAATAATGGATAAGAATAGATAAAAAATGAACTCTTCAACATATCGCCAAAAAATTCCATATCGCTAAAATAGGCATACAAAGAACCGTATAGTAAAATGATTCCCCAAAACACCACCCAAATAATATATAAAGATTTTAACACTTTCATCATATTTTTCCTCTAAATCCCACCACAAATTTACCTTTCTCTTTATCGTAAAATAGTGTAGCAGAAAAACCTGAAGTAGTGTTTGGCTGATGGAATTTAACCTCATATCTTTGAGAGAAATTTTTAGCTTGGAGTTCGCTAAATTCTCCGTTGAGTTTAGGATAAATAACAAAAGAATCATCGATGATTAAATACTCATTATAGTTTTTATATAATGCTTTAAAATATTCTAAATTTTCTAAATCGTCTTTATTCTTAAAAAACCTTGTTTGAGATATTTTATAATCATCAGCTTTTTGTTCTTTGATATAGTCGAAGTTAAAATAACTTGCCCAAGCAAGTTCTGCGTAGTCTTTGAGGTTATTGATTGCTTGTTTCATCTTTTTTATCCATATAAATTATAATAAATGTTATGATGTGTATAACAACACCTATTGAGTAAATAACGATATCGCGAGTAATAATAAGCAACAACAAATAGCAACAACAAATAGCAACAAATAGCAACAAATAGCAACAAATAGATTTTTTATTTTTCTCGCTTTGTCATAAATCAAGTAATAAAAATAAGGTAATAATGGAAGAATAGAAAATATTAAAAGAATTAAAATAGCTAATGAAAAACTTTCTAAAAAACTTTTATCGCTAAATATCATATAAAAAAAACCATACAAACTTAATATTGTTCCAAACACTAGCCAAACAATATAAATAATTCTTAATGGTTTCATCATATTTTTTTCCTAAATCCAACTATAAATTTACC includes:
- a CDS encoding lipase family protein; this translates as MENRKMIKKLRDNAELAQASYGHFDLVTNNKDSFIKIKDKTIEGSLSNKCIAQTDILDLTYKDYEVYQYDLFFKKEITIGKLKGDFSPTQAKQFFSRYDLLKHCPNTNSGFSATLFGEKRKQKNTESKEISYTSEYGYINYILAIRGTEISSFKDLFVADASLAVGSVPKAQYEDMINFYEACIKDYPQIKEKDSLNITGHSLGGALAQILTLSLCDDKNRNNIKALYTFNAPGARKIIPPYDYIVKLFVFHSKEQQERFIKEEIKNIANRARDLGKDNAFLESKIQEILHKIIQEKQSQYYGIIMSVSTNTTMMALNINATPILADIAPYYRQLAYNYWQYFKEDRRAPQNFKLKGDERYIYKLSIQDSIYHCESSNNEYKNEWYIGSPISKLGIKLGLHQDNQYGDTTLLHTINTSSGMTGDHSIIPLTQTLYFYTYLLELKENENKIIKNNSLKESLENLNHFMKNIEIYTKTFITKNHKINKNVSKNNYEALNSFEFFLSQIAFIMQENENYTDENYSSIYQSSIIKQDEIIDFILKAQEKEYYILILHQNDFDKYRKDCSFINQKDNLAYKIALGEFRIFIIVDKDLKCLEKIDNIHKIYGYNSKAYHIINQIWDELYLGGVCKISQALYFNGKAKVDIA
- a CDS encoding lipase family protein codes for the protein MKNKLQIHNLKDYAELAQAAYFYFEFIDKRNIFELNSKKEKIKDENYPREYKEIKINLEHAISQKYQEQKVLINLEKGNDIFTKMRNESNEALNLDKLNGEFSELQAKNFSQRYEVKFHQPNTASGFSATLFYDKEKDKFVVGFRGTEISFKNIKTDWETILDAIQDANLTFGKGDFQANALKQFLLNIAPILNGIDSNKIIFVGHSLGGYLAQMAFIYCDKKHKDKLSFSPSEVYTFNAPSIYGWNSPNVIVNPNTIKIMRDILGKYTIDISEKITHIYDNGYIELIASAQYGANNALGIYTGENDHSIKSLVTTLYFYTYLLELKENENKIIKNNSLKESLENLNHFMKNIEIYTKTFITKNHKINKNVSKNNYEALNSFEFFLSQIAFIMQENENYTDENYSSIYQSSIIKQDEIIDFILKAQEKEYYILILHQNDFDKYRKDCSFINQKDNLAYKIALGEFRIFIIVDKDLKCLEKIDNIHKIYGYNSKAYHIINQIWDELYLGGVCKISQALYFNGKAKVDIA